A window of the Mesorhizobium opportunistum WSM2075 genome harbors these coding sequences:
- the murG gene encoding undecaprenyldiphospho-muramoylpentapeptide beta-N-acetylglucosaminyltransferase → MARGVILLAAGGTGGHLFPAEALAHELNERGWSVHLATDDRAERFAGHFPAAAIHPIQSATMGSKNPIAMLGAFWKIWRGVRQASAVIARIKPDAVVGFGGYPTLPPLYAATRRKVPTLIHEQNAVMGRANRALAGRVDAIAGGFLPQDTTAVGAKTVTTGNPVRPAVLEAARTPYAASAGEQPFRLLVFGGSQGAQFFSDAMPGAVALLSDAQRKRLVITQQARADDVARVKAAYAALGVAVEVSPFFTDMAARMATAHLVISRSGASTVSEIAVIGRPALLVPYPYALDHDQAANAAALAAAGGGEVHPQSSLSPERIAALIGGLMDNPERLAAMAAGAKSAGRPDAARLLADLTEAIASEKTVSDFRKGTHA, encoded by the coding sequence ATGGCGAGAGGCGTCATCCTTCTTGCGGCGGGCGGAACCGGCGGACACCTGTTTCCGGCCGAGGCGCTGGCGCATGAGCTGAACGAGCGCGGCTGGTCGGTGCATCTGGCGACCGACGACCGCGCCGAGCGGTTTGCCGGCCATTTCCCGGCCGCCGCCATCCATCCCATCCAGTCGGCGACGATGGGTTCGAAGAACCCCATTGCCATGCTCGGCGCCTTCTGGAAAATCTGGCGCGGCGTGCGCCAGGCGTCCGCTGTCATCGCCAGGATCAAGCCGGATGCGGTCGTCGGCTTCGGCGGCTATCCGACCTTGCCGCCGCTCTATGCGGCGACCCGGCGCAAGGTGCCGACGCTGATCCATGAACAGAACGCTGTGATGGGGCGCGCCAACCGGGCGCTGGCCGGCCGCGTGGACGCGATCGCCGGCGGCTTCCTGCCGCAGGATACGACTGCCGTGGGCGCCAAGACGGTGACGACAGGCAATCCGGTCCGGCCGGCCGTGCTGGAAGCGGCCAGGACGCCTTATGCGGCATCGGCCGGCGAACAGCCGTTCCGCCTCCTGGTGTTCGGCGGCAGCCAGGGTGCGCAGTTCTTTTCCGACGCCATGCCGGGGGCCGTCGCGCTGCTTTCGGATGCGCAGCGCAAGCGGCTTGTGATCACACAGCAGGCTCGCGCGGACGATGTGGCGCGGGTGAAGGCGGCCTATGCCGCTCTTGGCGTCGCCGTCGAGGTCTCGCCCTTCTTCACCGACATGGCGGCACGCATGGCGACGGCGCATCTGGTGATCTCGCGCTCCGGCGCATCGACCGTTTCGGAGATCGCCGTCATCGGCCGGCCGGCGCTGCTGGTGCCTTATCCCTACGCGCTCGACCATGACCAGGCGGCGAACGCGGCGGCCCTTGCCGCTGCCGGAGGCGGCGAGGTGCACCCGCAATCCTCGCTGTCGCCGGAGCGCATCGCGGCGCTGATTGGTGGGCTGATGGACAATCCCGAGCGGCTTGCCGCGATGGCTGCGGGCGCGAAATCGGCCGGCAGACCGGACGCGGCACGGTTGCTCGCCGATCTCACAGAGGCTATTGCGTCCGAAAAAACCGTCTCGGATTTCAGGAAGGGGACGCACGCATGA
- the murC gene encoding UDP-N-acetylmuramate--L-alanine ligase codes for MKMPQTIGLVHFIGIGGIGMSGIAEVLHNLGYKVQGSDQADSANVQRLRDKGIECFVGHKAENLGEAEVVVVSTAIKKSNPELKAAREKLLPIVRRAEMLAELMRFRQAVAIGGTHGKTTTTSMVATLLEAGGLDPTVINGGIINAYGTNARMGDGEWMVVEADESDGTFLKLPAEIAVVTNIDPEHLDHYGSFDKVREAFRQFVENVPFYGFGVMCTDHPEVQALVSRIEDRRVITYGENAQADVRFTNHRMAGAISEFDVVIRNRKTGGQTAISDLRLPMPGRHNVSNATAAIAVAHELGLSAEAIKKGLSSFAGVKRRFTHTGSWNGVDVFDDYGHHPVEIAAVLKAARSATKGRVIAIAQPHRFTRLHDLFNEFSACFNDADTVMVAPVYAAGEEPIDGVTSDELVSRIRAGGHRDARYIEGPAAIAPVIRDLAKPGDFVVFLGAGNITQWAYALPKELGGTVS; via the coding sequence ATGAAGATGCCGCAGACCATCGGCCTTGTGCATTTCATCGGTATTGGCGGCATCGGCATGAGCGGCATCGCCGAAGTGCTGCACAATCTCGGCTACAAGGTGCAAGGGTCCGACCAGGCCGACAGCGCCAATGTGCAACGGCTGCGCGACAAGGGCATCGAATGCTTCGTCGGCCACAAGGCCGAGAATCTCGGCGAGGCCGAGGTGGTGGTCGTTTCGACAGCGATCAAGAAATCCAATCCGGAGCTGAAGGCCGCGCGCGAAAAGCTGCTGCCGATCGTGCGCCGTGCCGAGATGCTGGCCGAACTGATGCGCTTCCGCCAGGCGGTGGCGATCGGCGGCACGCATGGCAAGACGACGACGACCTCGATGGTCGCGACCTTGCTTGAAGCCGGCGGGCTCGACCCGACCGTCATCAATGGCGGCATCATCAACGCCTATGGCACCAATGCCCGCATGGGTGACGGCGAGTGGATGGTGGTCGAGGCCGACGAAAGCGACGGCACTTTCCTCAAATTGCCGGCAGAGATCGCCGTGGTCACCAACATCGACCCCGAGCATCTCGATCACTATGGCAGCTTCGACAAGGTGCGCGAGGCGTTCCGCCAGTTCGTCGAGAACGTGCCGTTCTACGGTTTTGGCGTGATGTGTACCGACCACCCTGAAGTACAGGCTCTGGTCAGCAGGATCGAGGACCGCCGCGTCATCACCTATGGCGAGAACGCGCAGGCCGACGTGCGCTTCACCAACCACCGCATGGCCGGCGCCATTTCGGAATTCGACGTGGTGATCCGCAACCGCAAGACCGGCGGCCAGACAGCGATATCGGACCTGCGGCTGCCGATGCCCGGCCGTCACAACGTCTCCAACGCCACCGCCGCGATCGCGGTCGCGCACGAACTTGGCCTGTCGGCCGAGGCGATCAAGAAGGGCCTGTCGTCCTTCGCCGGCGTCAAGCGGCGCTTCACCCATACCGGCTCGTGGAACGGCGTCGATGTGTTCGACGATTATGGCCACCATCCCGTCGAAATCGCTGCGGTGCTGAAGGCGGCGCGCAGCGCGACCAAGGGCCGCGTCATCGCCATTGCCCAGCCGCACCGCTTCACCCGGCTGCATGATCTGTTCAACGAGTTCTCGGCCTGCTTCAACGATGCCGACACGGTGATGGTCGCCCCGGTCTACGCTGCCGGCGAAGAGCCGATCGACGGTGTCACGTCAGACGAGCTGGTGTCTCGCATCCGTGCCGGCGGCCATCGCGATGCCCGCTACATAGAGGGGCCGGCGGCGATCGCGCCGGTTATCCGCGATCTGGCCAAACCTGGCGATTTCGTCGTCTTCCTCGGCGCCGGCAACATCACCCAATGGGCCTATGCGCTGCCCAAGGAGCTCGGCGGGACTGTTTCATGA
- the murB gene encoding UDP-N-acetylmuramate dehydrogenase: protein MMHGQALIDRLGDRLAGLRGRITPNAEMDKITWFRAGGLAEALFQPADEEDLAAFLKAVPEEVPMTIVGVGSNLLVRDGGIPGFVIRLSAKGFGEAEVISPIRIKAGAATPDKRVAAVALEAGIGGFHFYHGIPGAIGGALRMNAGANGVETRERVVEVRALDRKGNLLTLSNAEMGYAYRHSGAPSGLIFTSAVFEGFAEEKAVIKAAMDAVQNHRETVQPIREKTGGSTFKNPEGTSAWKEIDKAGCRGLMIGGAQMSPMHCNFMINTGTATGYDLEYLGETVRARVLEHSGIRLHWEIKRIGNFRSGHAVQEFLGQLL, encoded by the coding sequence ATGATGCACGGCCAGGCCTTGATCGACAGACTTGGCGACCGGCTTGCCGGCCTGCGCGGCCGCATCACGCCGAATGCCGAGATGGACAAGATCACCTGGTTCCGGGCCGGCGGCCTTGCCGAGGCGCTGTTCCAGCCGGCCGACGAGGAAGACCTGGCCGCTTTCCTCAAGGCGGTTCCCGAAGAGGTGCCGATGACCATCGTCGGCGTCGGTTCGAACCTGCTGGTCCGCGACGGCGGCATTCCCGGCTTTGTCATCCGGCTTTCAGCCAAGGGCTTTGGCGAGGCCGAAGTCATTTCGCCGATCAGGATCAAGGCCGGCGCGGCCACGCCCGACAAGCGGGTGGCCGCGGTGGCGCTCGAGGCAGGCATTGGCGGCTTCCATTTCTACCACGGCATCCCAGGCGCCATTGGCGGGGCGCTGAGGATGAATGCCGGTGCCAATGGTGTCGAGACACGCGAGCGCGTTGTCGAGGTGCGGGCGCTCGACCGCAAGGGCAATCTCCTGACGTTGAGCAATGCCGAGATGGGCTATGCCTATCGCCATTCCGGAGCCCCGTCCGGGCTGATCTTCACTTCGGCGGTGTTCGAAGGCTTTGCCGAGGAGAAGGCGGTGATCAAGGCGGCGATGGATGCAGTCCAGAACCACCGCGAGACCGTGCAGCCGATCCGCGAAAAGACCGGCGGCTCCACCTTCAAGAATCCGGAAGGCACGTCGGCCTGGAAGGAGATCGACAAGGCAGGCTGCCGCGGCCTGATGATCGGCGGTGCACAGATGTCGCCGATGCACTGCAACTTCATGATCAACACTGGCACTGCGACCGGTTACGATCTCGAATATCTCGGCGAGACGGTGCGTGCCCGCGTGCTCGAACATTCGGGCATCCGCCTGCACTGGGAGATCAAGCGCATCGGCAATTTCCGCTCCGGGCATGCCGTGCAGGAGTTTCTCGGTCAGCTCCTGTAG
- a CDS encoding D-alanine--D-alanine ligase, producing MKSKHVAVLLGGFSSERPVSLSSGKACADELEKEGYQVTRVDVGRDVGSVLAELKPDVAFNALHGPFGEDGTIQGILEYLAIPYTHSGVLASALAMNKEQAKRVAKSVGTPVAESKVTSRFAIQDKHPMKPPYVVKPVSEGSSFGVVIVSEGQSHPPQVIGSSEWKYGDTVMVERYIHGRELTCAVMGDVALGVCEIIPTGHSFYDYDSKYVAGGSKHECPAKVSPNIYQKIQTLALKAHQVIGCRGVSRSDFRYDDRHSENGEVVWLEVNTQPGMTPTSLVPEIAAHAGHSFGDLLSWMVEDASCLR from the coding sequence ATGAAGAGCAAGCATGTGGCCGTACTGCTGGGAGGTTTCTCGTCCGAGCGGCCCGTGTCCCTGTCCTCGGGAAAGGCTTGCGCCGATGAGCTCGAGAAAGAAGGCTACCAGGTCACGCGTGTCGATGTCGGGCGCGATGTCGGCTCGGTGCTCGCCGAACTCAAGCCCGATGTCGCTTTCAATGCGCTGCATGGTCCGTTCGGCGAGGATGGCACAATCCAGGGCATCCTCGAATATCTCGCCATTCCCTACACCCATTCGGGCGTGCTCGCCTCGGCGTTGGCCATGAACAAGGAGCAGGCCAAGCGAGTTGCCAAATCGGTCGGCACGCCTGTCGCCGAATCGAAGGTCACCAGCCGCTTCGCCATCCAGGACAAGCATCCGATGAAGCCGCCCTATGTGGTCAAACCGGTCAGCGAGGGCTCGAGCTTCGGTGTCGTCATCGTCAGCGAGGGCCAGTCGCATCCGCCGCAGGTCATCGGTTCGTCCGAGTGGAAATATGGCGATACCGTCATGGTCGAGCGCTACATCCACGGCCGGGAGCTGACCTGTGCGGTGATGGGCGATGTCGCGCTCGGGGTCTGCGAGATCATCCCGACCGGCCATTCCTTCTACGACTATGATTCAAAATATGTCGCTGGCGGATCAAAGCACGAATGCCCCGCAAAAGTTTCACCGAATATTTACCAAAAAATACAAACACTGGCGCTCAAGGCTCACCAAGTGATCGGCTGTCGGGGCGTTTCCCGGTCGGACTTCCGTTATGACGATCGTCACTCCGAAAATGGCGAGGTTGTATGGCTCGAGGTCAATACCCAACCGGGCATGACACCGACGTCCTTGGTGCCTGAAATCGCTGCCCATGCCGGGCACTCGTTTGGCGATCTGTTGAGTTGGATGGTGGAGGACGCTTCGTGTCTGCGTTGA
- a CDS encoding cell division protein FtsQ/DivIB: MSALKWGQGKGKGAAGPSLLGLSLSFDHFVLPRMLRRPVRILARLGDGEFQAPRFSAAVMSAVLLASSGAYGAYLGGHADGIIQSITARTGFAVDQVKVVGNRQTSEIDILDRLELDGWTSLIGFDAEAARERISGLPWIEVAAVRKVYPHTLEVRVGEREAFALWQQGDALSVIEKDGAVIAPFSGGKQVLLPLLIGTGAPAKAPDFLAKIEKYPDLASRVKGYIRVGERRWDLKLDNGITVKLPEDDEDQALAELVKMDHDKGLLSRDIAAVDMRLTDRLVVQLTPEAVTQREAALNEKPKTLKRKPETKI, translated from the coding sequence GTGTCTGCGTTGAAATGGGGACAAGGCAAAGGGAAGGGCGCGGCCGGGCCGTCGCTGCTTGGCCTGTCGCTTTCGTTCGACCATTTCGTCCTGCCGCGCATGCTTCGCCGCCCGGTGCGCATCCTGGCGCGCCTGGGTGACGGGGAGTTCCAGGCGCCGCGTTTCTCAGCCGCGGTGATGTCCGCCGTGCTGCTCGCTTCGAGTGGCGCCTATGGCGCCTATCTTGGCGGACATGCCGACGGCATTATCCAGAGCATTACCGCCCGTACCGGCTTTGCCGTCGATCAGGTCAAGGTGGTCGGCAACCGCCAGACCTCGGAGATCGATATTCTCGACAGGCTCGAACTCGACGGCTGGACTTCGCTGATCGGCTTCGACGCGGAGGCCGCGCGCGAGCGTATCTCGGGCCTGCCGTGGATCGAGGTCGCGGCGGTGCGCAAGGTCTATCCGCACACGCTGGAAGTGCGCGTCGGGGAGCGCGAGGCGTTCGCGCTCTGGCAACAGGGCGATGCTCTGTCGGTCATCGAGAAGGATGGCGCCGTCATCGCGCCGTTCTCGGGCGGCAAGCAGGTGCTGCTGCCGTTGCTGATCGGGACCGGTGCGCCGGCCAAGGCGCCGGACTTCCTGGCCAAGATCGAAAAATATCCGGACCTTGCTTCCCGCGTGAAAGGCTACATCCGTGTCGGTGAGCGGCGCTGGGACCTGAAGCTGGACAACGGCATCACCGTCAAGTTGCCCGAGGATGACGAGGACCAGGCGCTCGCCGAGCTCGTCAAGATGGACCACGACAAGGGGCTATTGTCACGCGACATCGCCGCCGTCGACATGCGCCTGACCGATCGGCTGGTCGTGCAGCTGACGCCCGAGGCGGTGACGCAGCGCGAGGCCGCACTCAACGAGAAACCGAAAACCCTCAAGCGCAAGCCGGAGACGAAGATATGA
- the ftsA gene encoding cell division protein FtsA, producing MSWLGGHGDASSRRSGTLTVLDVGSNKVCCMVAKLKPCDDGKLLRGRSHRIQVIGIGHQKSQGVKSGVVVDLDRAEHAIRLSVDAAERMAGLTVDSLIVNMTAGRLKSEAFAATINLGGHEADEADIKRVLGAGAKQALKAEREVIHSLPVGFSLDAERGVRDPRGMVGDALGVDMHVLTGDAAPMRNLELSINRSHLSVERMVATPYASGLAALVDDELELGAACIDMGGGTTTISVFSEGKFVHGDAIAIGGNHVTLDMAKGLSTSLDAAERLKVMHGSALPGSADDRDLVSIQPIGDDGDVPLQIPRSVMTRIVRARIDETLELLRDRLNKSGYGNAVGKRVVLTGGASQLAGLPEAARRILGRNVRIGRPLGVAGLPEAAKGPAFSAAVGLLIYPQMASFESHPAKGISGLRMTGTGGKLHRMSQWLRDSF from the coding sequence ATGAGCTGGCTTGGCGGTCATGGCGATGCCTCGTCGCGCCGTTCCGGCACCTTGACGGTGCTGGATGTCGGCTCGAACAAGGTCTGCTGCATGGTGGCGAAGCTGAAGCCGTGCGACGACGGCAAGCTGTTGCGCGGCCGCTCGCACCGGATCCAGGTGATCGGCATCGGCCATCAGAAATCGCAAGGCGTGAAGTCTGGCGTGGTCGTCGATCTCGACCGGGCCGAGCATGCCATCCGGCTGTCGGTCGATGCCGCCGAGCGCATGGCGGGGCTGACGGTCGATTCGCTCATCGTCAACATGACCGCCGGGCGGCTGAAGAGCGAAGCTTTCGCCGCGACCATCAATCTTGGCGGCCACGAGGCCGACGAAGCCGACATCAAGCGCGTGCTCGGCGCCGGCGCCAAACAGGCGCTCAAGGCCGAGCGCGAGGTGATCCATTCGCTGCCCGTCGGCTTCTCACTGGACGCCGAGCGCGGCGTGCGCGACCCGCGCGGCATGGTCGGCGACGCGCTTGGCGTCGACATGCATGTGCTGACCGGTGACGCCGCCCCGATGCGCAATCTGGAACTCTCCATCAACCGCTCGCATTTGTCGGTCGAGCGCATGGTGGCGACACCCTATGCCAGCGGGCTGGCGGCACTTGTCGACGACGAGCTGGAGCTGGGTGCTGCCTGCATCGACATGGGCGGCGGCACGACGACAATCTCGGTGTTTTCGGAAGGCAAGTTCGTCCATGGCGACGCCATCGCCATCGGCGGCAACCATGTCACGCTCGATATGGCCAAGGGGCTCTCGACCTCGCTCGATGCCGCCGAACGGCTGAAGGTGATGCACGGCTCGGCGCTGCCGGGCAGTGCCGACGACCGCGACCTGGTCTCGATCCAGCCGATCGGCGACGATGGCGACGTGCCGCTGCAGATACCGCGTTCGGTGATGACGCGCATCGTGCGCGCCCGCATCGACGAAACGCTCGAACTGCTGCGCGACCGGCTGAACAAGTCCGGCTACGGCAATGCGGTGGGCAAACGCGTCGTCTTGACCGGCGGCGCCAGCCAGCTCGCCGGCCTGCCGGAAGCGGCGCGTCGCATCCTGGGGCGCAATGTGCGCATCGGCCGCCCGCTCGGCGTGGCGGGCCTGCCCGAGGCGGCGAAGGGGCCAGCCTTCTCGGCCGCCGTCGGGCTTTTGATCTATCCGCAGATGGCGAGCTTCGAGAGCCATCCGGCGAAAGGAATTTCCGGTCTCAGGATGACCGGGACGGGCGGAAAACTGCATCGCATGAGTCAGTGGTTGAGAGACAGTTTCTAA
- the ftsZ gene encoding cell division protein FtsZ — protein sequence MTINLQKPDITELKPRITVFGVGGGGGNAVNNMITAGLRGVEFVVANTDAQALTMSKADRLIQLGAHVTEGLGAGSQPEVGRAAAEECIDEIIDHLSNTHMCFVTAGMGGGTGTGAAPVVARAARERGILTVGVVTKPFHFEGQRRMKTADLGIEELQKCVDTLIVIPNQNLFRLANDKTTFADAFAMADQVLYSGVACITDLMVKEGLINLDFADVRSVMREMGKAMMGTGEASGEGRAMAAAEAAIANPLLDETSMRGAKGLLISITGGRDLTLFEVDEAATRIREEVDQDANIILGATFDEELEGVIRVSVVATGIDKSAAEIAAAPIAIRTAPQKPAARPAVAAVESRPAPVQQTAYEPRAADPVAEAIQLAEANAAAMAQARPAPVAHADDFRPQSKIFQAPPAQPQPMAQPVVQQMVQPAPQPREMLREVQQPVAMAPQRMPRVEDFPPVVKAEVDAKSRPADHENNSGPMGLLKRLTNGLTRREEEPARLQPAQPREPKLRQAAPEVRRLASQDAQLYAPRRGQLDDQGRLTPQTRATQDDDQLEIPAFLRRQAN from the coding sequence ATGACCATCAATCTGCAGAAGCCGGACATCACCGAGCTTAAGCCCCGCATCACCGTGTTCGGCGTCGGCGGCGGCGGCGGCAATGCCGTCAACAACATGATCACCGCCGGTCTGCGCGGTGTCGAGTTCGTTGTCGCCAACACCGACGCCCAGGCGCTGACCATGTCGAAGGCCGATCGGCTGATCCAGCTTGGCGCGCATGTCACCGAGGGTCTCGGCGCCGGCTCGCAGCCTGAAGTCGGCCGTGCGGCGGCCGAAGAGTGCATCGACGAGATCATCGATCACCTGTCCAACACCCATATGTGCTTCGTTACCGCGGGCATGGGCGGCGGCACGGGTACCGGTGCTGCTCCGGTCGTGGCGCGGGCCGCCCGCGAAAGAGGCATCCTCACCGTCGGCGTCGTCACCAAGCCGTTCCATTTCGAAGGCCAGCGCCGCATGAAGACGGCCGACCTCGGCATCGAGGAACTGCAGAAATGCGTCGACACCCTGATCGTCATCCCCAACCAGAACCTGTTCCGGCTGGCCAATGACAAGACCACCTTCGCCGACGCCTTCGCCATGGCCGACCAGGTGCTCTATTCCGGTGTTGCCTGCATCACCGACCTGATGGTCAAGGAAGGCCTGATCAACCTCGACTTCGCCGACGTGCGTTCGGTGATGCGCGAAATGGGCAAAGCCATGATGGGCACCGGCGAAGCTTCGGGCGAGGGCCGTGCAATGGCCGCCGCCGAGGCAGCGATCGCCAACCCGCTGCTCGACGAGACGTCGATGAGGGGCGCCAAGGGCCTGCTGATCTCGATCACCGGCGGTCGCGACCTCACCCTGTTCGAGGTCGACGAAGCGGCGACCCGTATCCGCGAGGAAGTCGACCAGGACGCCAACATCATCCTGGGCGCCACCTTCGACGAAGAACTCGAAGGCGTCATCCGTGTCTCGGTGGTCGCCACCGGCATCGACAAGTCGGCGGCTGAAATCGCCGCCGCGCCGATCGCGATCCGCACCGCACCGCAGAAGCCGGCCGCCCGTCCGGCGGTGGCAGCGGTGGAAAGCCGCCCGGCGCCGGTCCAGCAGACCGCATACGAGCCGCGCGCCGCGGACCCGGTCGCCGAAGCCATCCAGCTCGCCGAGGCAAACGCCGCGGCCATGGCGCAGGCTCGCCCGGCTCCTGTCGCCCATGCGGACGATTTCCGCCCGCAGAGCAAGATCTTCCAGGCGCCGCCGGCACAGCCGCAGCCAATGGCACAGCCGGTGGTCCAGCAGATGGTGCAGCCGGCTCCGCAGCCGCGCGAAATGCTGCGTGAGGTGCAGCAGCCTGTGGCGATGGCGCCGCAGCGCATGCCGCGCGTCGAGGATTTTCCGCCGGTCGTGAAGGCCGAGGTGGATGCCAAGAGCCGCCCGGCCGACCATGAGAACAACAGCGGGCCGATGGGCCTGTTGAAGCGCCTGACCAACGGCCTGACCCGCCGCGAGGAGGAGCCCGCACGGCTGCAGCCGGCGCAACCGCGCGAGCCCAAGCTGCGCCAGGCGGCACCGGAAGTGCGCCGTCTCGCCAGCCAGGACGCCCAGCTCTATGCGCCGCGCCGCGGCCAGCTGGACGACCAGGGCCGCCTGACGCCGCAGACGCGGGCGACTCAGGACGACGATCAGCTGGAGATTCCGGCGTTCCTGCGCCGCCAGGCCAACTGA
- the lpxC gene encoding UDP-3-O-acyl-N-acetylglucosamine deacetylase has translation MGIVLHDYQTTVKARASLTGTGVHSGKEVSVSFLPADADTGIVFQLVSEKGQGREFRALFSEIGATDLCTMLGDPAGEHIATVEHIMAALLGLGIDNVLIEIDGHEVPILDGSAMAFVEAIDQAGVETLPVKRRYIRVVKPVRIENGASWAEFRPYDGTRFEVEIDFESPAIGRQLFASDLNADIFRRDIARARTFGFMKDVERLWAAGYALGSSLENSLVIGDDNRVINMGGLRFPNEFVRHKTLDAMGDLALAGARFIGCFRSYRGGHRLNAAALRRLLSDRTAFEIVETTRRERGRAAEMNAVNAPLYAPWMI, from the coding sequence ATGGGGATTGTCTTGCACGACTACCAGACGACAGTGAAGGCGCGCGCGTCGCTTACGGGCACCGGCGTTCACAGCGGCAAAGAAGTTTCCGTCAGTTTCCTGCCCGCGGATGCCGATACCGGCATCGTGTTCCAGCTTGTCAGCGAGAAAGGGCAGGGCCGTGAGTTCCGCGCCCTGTTTTCCGAGATCGGCGCCACCGACCTGTGCACCATGCTTGGCGATCCGGCAGGCGAGCATATCGCCACCGTCGAGCACATCATGGCCGCTTTGTTAGGCCTCGGCATCGACAATGTCCTCATCGAGATCGACGGTCACGAGGTTCCCATCCTCGACGGCAGCGCCATGGCGTTCGTGGAAGCCATCGACCAGGCGGGCGTCGAGACCTTGCCGGTCAAGCGACGCTACATCAGGGTCGTCAAGCCGGTCCGCATCGAGAACGGTGCTTCCTGGGCGGAGTTCAGGCCTTATGATGGCACCCGTTTCGAGGTCGAGATCGACTTCGAAAGCCCGGCGATCGGACGCCAACTCTTCGCTTCCGACCTCAATGCAGACATTTTCCGCCGTGACATCGCGCGGGCCCGCACCTTCGGCTTCATGAAGGATGTCGAGCGGCTGTGGGCGGCCGGCTATGCGCTGGGATCCTCGCTTGAGAATTCGCTGGTGATCGGTGACGACAACCGCGTCATCAATATGGGCGGCTTGCGCTTCCCCAACGAATTCGTGCGCCACAAGACGCTGGACGCCATGGGCGACCTGGCGCTGGCCGGCGCCCGCTTCATCGGCTGTTTCCGCTCCTATCGCGGCGGCCACAGGCTGAACGCCGCGGCGCTGCGGCGGCTGCTGTCAGACCGCACGGCTTTCGAAATCGTCGAGACGACGCGTCGCGAGCGCGGCCGCGCCGCCGAGATGAACGCCGTCAATGCGCCGCTCTACGCACCCTGGATGATCTGA
- a CDS encoding outer membrane protein assembly factor BamD — MFFKRVGQSKAPLRSVFLALSVVVPSLFLSACMSSEKDIDLSTYVDQTEPADVLYNQGLANLNAGRLDEASKKFDAVDRQHPYSEWARKSMVMGAFADYRKGSYDEAISSAKRYLALYPSTDDAPYAQYIIGLSYYRQIKDVTQDQKEARQTLQTMQDLVTRWPTSEYVDDAKEKIRFANDQLAGKEMQIGRYYLERREYIAAVKRFRTVVENYSNTRHVEEALARLTESYYAMGLTSEAQTAAAVLGTNYPDSPWYKDSYKLLQSNGLAPRENAGSWISKAGKLITGA, encoded by the coding sequence ATGTTTTTCAAGCGAGTCGGTCAATCGAAAGCGCCGCTGCGGTCTGTTTTCCTGGCGCTTTCGGTGGTTGTTCCATCGCTCTTTCTGTCGGCTTGCATGTCGTCCGAGAAAGACATCGACCTGTCGACCTATGTCGACCAGACCGAGCCGGCCGACGTTCTCTACAACCAGGGCCTCGCCAATCTGAATGCCGGCCGCCTGGACGAGGCGAGCAAGAAATTCGACGCCGTCGACCGCCAGCATCCTTATTCGGAATGGGCCCGCAAATCGATGGTGATGGGCGCCTTCGCCGACTATCGCAAGGGCAGCTACGACGAAGCGATCTCGTCGGCCAAGCGCTATCTGGCGCTTTACCCGTCCACCGATGACGCGCCCTATGCGCAGTACATCATCGGCCTGAGCTACTACCGCCAGATCAAGGACGTGACGCAGGATCAGAAGGAAGCACGCCAGACCTTGCAGACGATGCAGGATCTGGTTACGCGCTGGCCGACTTCGGAATATGTCGACGACGCCAAGGAGAAGATCCGCTTCGCCAACGACCAGCTCGCCGGCAAGGAAATGCAGATCGGCCGCTATTATCTGGAGCGCCGCGAATACATCGCCGCCGTCAAGCGCTTCCGCACCGTGGTGGAGAACTATTCCAATACGCGCCATGTCGAGGAAGCACTCGCTCGTCTCACGGAAAGCTATTACGCGATGGGGTTGACCTCGGAGGCCCAGACGGCCGCCGCGGTGCTCGGCACCAACTATCCCGACAGCCCATGGTACAAGGATTCCTACAAGCTGCTGCAGAGCAACGGGCTTGCACCGCGCGAGAATGCCGGATCGTGGATATCCAAGGCCGGAAAACTGATCACCGGCGCCTGA